A single window of Hylaeus volcanicus isolate JK05 chromosome 8, UHH_iyHylVolc1.0_haploid, whole genome shotgun sequence DNA harbors:
- the LOC128880644 gene encoding cell adhesion molecule Dscam2 isoform X3, producing the protein MCRECVELIPFRRILASGMNSTVLLFLLTACILELVLGQQGPVFVLEPPSTLVFSNTTGSQLSCSAHGSPTPHVTWITSPDQRSVTAVPGLRQLLGNGTLYFPPFLAQDFRAEVHNARYRCRATSSVGTVLSREVTLRAVLTVPGYDVRVNRSPVLEGCNAVLSCTAREDVKEHLTVTSWFRDDAILLPGSTDTGGRFVVTSQGDLHIRAARPEDGRATYSCLTLHALTSERRRSEPATLTVTEPNRSMAPKLMQRSQIAISAESGSDVHLTCSAQGSPPPQFTWYRDVNGHSIPVESFGRIQLWGDLMQIRRVDAQDAGRYICRASNQLGEQRAETHLSVTSKLNARIQPRVQIINSGESATMNCTVEGYPVESVEWLHDGVPVLTAQDTRIKLLAPLVLVVGSIGRKDKGMYQCLVRSDKENAQATAELKLGDTVPELQYTFIEQALRPGPPVSLRCSATGSPPPSFTWLLDGEPLSEIAAGHRYAIGQYVDQSGDVISHLNISSAGAEDGGLYACVASNTLATVEHKARLNIYGPPYIRSIGPVRAIAGVDTTIACPYSGYPVTSVEWSHGGVDLRLDIRHHVDKEGHLTISNVDPNDAGIYTCIVKSRTGETASRDIRLTVSSPPVMSPFSFPANLQEGSRAQVTCSVTSGDLPIYFSWLKDGEPLPSSLRIEDRVAEFFSLLVFKELSSRHSGKYTCVATNSAAKVNHTAELLVKVPPQWIFEPQDVATLLGNPLNVHCEAKGFPPPRVTWLRSKSRTANDYQPLVDGSDGRLTILPNGSLWTASAGPQNEGHYLCRANNGIGPGLSKVIYVSVHEPARFEFQSKNVTIRRGESVTLDCTVIGDNPIEVLWMHNSDRLDTNSHRLSISQMKTEHGLKSQLSIGSSDRQDSGVYRCTADNAYGRSEHLIYLAVQERPDPPASLEVIEIGSRSIRLLWKRAFDGNSPIRNYVIQYRSLNHGLADDWNPAKTHNVTYSPGSFNSGNAVHPTQNGLSPYEATSEDQEVALVGGLHPAVTYTFRIFAINSIDVSAPTDPVVAKTQEEAPTEPPQNIKVQSAGPGELVVSWQPPPKESCNGDLLGYIVTWSEHSSSTSGVNQSKSLTVNGWATTKVQLTGLRKFTKYDISIRAFNSIASGPASVPIVGTTQEGVPETPPTQVLCVALSSQSVKVSWSAPPPHQHGGIIQGYKVYYRPVPTDNMDISTVGEVKKTSSVETYLHTLYKYTNYSIRVLAYTGAGDGVLSPPIFCTTEEDVPGPPAGIKALALTAESILVSWLPPLQPNGNVSKYTVYSREAGSSNHNTHTMHEPPTDTLTMELRGLVERQLYEFWVSATTGLGEGESTTIVTQTTNTRAPARVASFSQLLRRAIKSSITLSCLVVGNPTPRPIWTYRNGQVSTGRHYELTADGHLNIRGLEQSVAGNYTCSASNLFGDDSITYTLVVVMPPKSPTLELQYTTTNSIRLRWSHPNNGGATIQGYVLSYKRDQGGWEEIALSPEQTEFILSGLKCGSSYLAHLTAHNRVGTGDPSPLISATTKGTAPLLPKERDIISANGTTVKLNLLSWPSGGCPIQYYTVEYRRRVGTEPWILVASRATENLIIRDLKTASWYSLRLTAHNDAGSTQTQMEFATTTLSGVSIGPPNDLIMEDDVKKAIPNQKVLYVVVPLVCAIVLVISAAILGYVMLKRSGRANYLGEMLPGQQQNQPSGLGLVQQQQHQQHHHLSSCMSTVQKSTAERDNRRNHQVYTSSPVKQENHKSNDHGSEMYEISPYATFSVPGRENRSVTTATLDYTMQFKTFGHLENEDINTIDYERSSVEFERWHKQRYFPSIAEAESKMRSSRQGSGSDTSGSPCGECAGPSYRVPVKPCRDVFSRGVESSTESNNEGSPSLARRRSRQPSRSTRSSVEDMTLLPPSGFSDSRELSDVECDRDRDRDRERDRDRDRDWQGLSAGTRHGGSLGRLPIEAVESMLARYQQRKEQERQEFTIHV; encoded by the exons GTGGAAGATTCGTCGTTACTTCCCAAGGCGACCTGCACATCAGAGCTGCCAGACCAGAAGATGGCAGAGCCACGTACTCGTGTTTAACCCTTCACGCGCTAACCagcgaaagaagaagaagcgagCCCGCAACGTTAACGGTCACAG AACCAAACAGATCCATGGCGCCGAAGCTGATGCAAAGATCGCAGATCGCCATATCCGCGGAAAGCGGCTCGGATGTTCATCTCACTTGCTCCGCCCAGGGGAGTCCACCCCCGCAATTTACCTGGTACCGCGACGTTAACG GCCACTCGATACCGGTGGAATCGTTCGGGCGGATTCAACTGTGGGGCGATTTGATGCAAATCCGCCGCGTGGATGCTCAGGACGCGGGAAGGTACATTTGCCGGGCTAGCAATCAGCTCGGCGAGCAACGAGCCGAAACGCACCTGTCGGTCACGTCAAAACTTAACGCGCGGATACAACCACGCGTTCAG ATCATCAATTCCGGAGAGTCTGCCACTATGAATTGCACGGTGGAGGGTTATCCGGTCGAAAGCGTCGAGTGGTTGCACGACGGTGTACCGGTATTGACCGCGCAGGATACGAGGATCAAATTGTTGGCTCCTCTGGTGCTCGTGGTAGGCTCGATCGGCCGAAAGGACAAGGGGATGTATCAGTGCCTCGTTAGGAGCGACAAGGAAAACGCTCAAGCCACTGCGGAACTGAAACTCGGAG ATACCGTGCCAGAGCTGCAGTACACGTTCATCGAGCAGGCACTGCGACCAGGACCACCGGTGTCCCTGAGATGCTCCGCGACAGGATCTCCTCCTCCATCCTTTACTTGGCTCCTAGACGGAGAACCTCTGAGCGAAATTGCAGCTGGGCACAG GTACGCGATAGGACAGTACGTCGATCAGTCCGGGGACGTGATCAGTCATTTGAACATATCGTCGGCCGGCGCCGAAGATGGCGGCCTGTACGCCTGTGTCGCGTCCAATACTCTGGCCACCGTCGAGCATAAAGCGAGATTGAACATCTACG GACCACCGTATATACGATCGATAGGACCGGTCCGCGCGATAGCTGGCGTCGATACCACCATAGCCTGTCCTTATTCCGGATACCCTGTCACATCAGTCGAGTGGTCCCACGGCGGCGTTGACCTACGTTTGGATATAAGACATCACGTCGACAAGGAGGGCCACCTGACGATCTCCAATGTAGATCCAAACGATGCTGGCATTTACACCTGCATTGTCAAGTCGAGGACAGGGGAAACAGCGAGTAGGGACATTCGACTCACCGTTAGCA gTCCTCCAGTGATGAGCCCATTCAGTTTCCCAGCAAATCTACAGGAAGGCAGCCGTGCTCAAGTCACGTGCAGCGTAACGTCCGGTGACCTCCCTATATACTTCTCCTGGCTGAAAGATGGCGAACCACTGCCGTCTTCTTTACGC ATCGAAGACAGAGTGGCCGAGTTCTTCAGTCTGCTCGTTTTCAAGGAACTCTCGTCGCGTCACAGCGGCAAGTACACTTGCGTGGCAACAAATAGCGCGGCCAAAGTAAACCACACGGCCGAACTTCTGGTCAAAGTGCCGCCGCAATGGATCTTCGAACCGCAAGACGTGGCCACCCTGCTCGGTAACCCGTTGAACGTTCATTGCGAGGCGAAAGGGTTTCCACCGCCGCGAGTCACGTGGCTGCGTTCCAAGAGCCGAACTGCTAACGACTATCAGCCACTGGTCGACGGCTCCGACGGCAGGCTGACCATATTGCCCAACGGATCACTATGGACCGCCTCGGCTGGGCCCCAGAACGAGGGTCACTATCTCTGCCGTGCTAACAACGGGATCGGACCTGGCCTCAGCAAAGTGATTTACGTGTCCGTCCACG AACCGGCGAGATTCGAGTTTCAGAGCAAAAACGTGACGATCCGCCGAGGAGAGTCCGTGACTCTGGATTGCACCGTCATCGGTGACAATCCCATAGAAGTGCTGTGGATGCACAACAGCGACCGTTTGGACACGAACAGCCACAGACTGAGCATAAGCCAAATGAAAACGGAGCACGGGCTGAAATCGCAGTTGTCGATAGGCAGCAGCGATCGTCAGGATTCCGGGGTCTATCGGTGTACAGCTGACAACGCGTACGGGAGGAGCGAACATCTCATTTACCTAGCTGTTCAAG AGAGGCCGGATCCGCCAGCCTCGTTGGAAGTCATAGAAATCGGCTCGCGATCGATACGATTGCTGTGGAAAAGAGCTTTCGACGGAAACAGCCCGATACGGAATTACGTTATTCAGTATCGGTCCCTGAATCACGGTTTGGCAGACGATTGGAATCCCGCGAAAACGCACAATGTCACCTATTCACCGGGAAGCTTTAATAGCGGGAACGCGGTACATCCGACGCAGAACG GTTTATCCCCTTACGAAGCGACCAGCGAGGATCAGGAAGTGGCTCTGGTGGGAGGACTTCATCCAGCTGTCACTTACACGTTTCGCATATTTGCTATAAATTCGATAGACGTGAGCGCGCCCACCGATCCTGTGGTGGCGAAGACCCAAGAAGAAG CGCCGACCGAACCACCCCAAAACATCAAAGTTCAGTCCGCTGGACCAGGAGAGCTCGTGGTCAGCTGGcag CCACCCCCTAAAGAGTCCTGCAACGGAGATCTATTGGGTTACATTGTGACGTGGTCGGAGCATTCGTCTTCAACGTCGGGCGTGAACCAAAGCAAAAGTTTAACCGTGAACGGCTGGGCGACCACAAAGGTGCAACTTACGGGCCTTAGAAAATTCACCAAGTACGATATATCGATCAGAGCTTTCAACAGCATAGCCAGTGGTCCAGCCAGCGTTCCTATTGTTGGAACTACTCAAGAAGGAG TGCCAGAAACTCCGCCAACCCAGGTGTTATGCGTTGCTCTGTCTTCCCAAAGCGTAAAGGTGTCCTGGAGCGCACCTCCGCCCCATCAACACGGTGGAATCATTCAGGGTTACAAAGTTTACTACAGGCCTGTGCCTACCGACAACA TGGACATATCGACGGTTGGCGAAGTGAAAAAGACATCCAGTGTGGAAACTTATCTGCACACTTTGTACAAATACACGAACTACTCGATCAGAGTACTGGCTTACACGGGAGCAGGCGACGGAGTCCTGAGCCCGCCGATTTTTTGTACAACAGAAGAAGATG tcCCAGGACCTCCAGCCGGTATCAAAGCGTTGGCGTTAACGGCCGAGAGTATATTAGTTTCGTGGTTACCGCCCCTACAACCGAATGGGAACGTCTCCAAGTACACGGTTTACAGCAGAGAAGCTGGCTCCAGCAACCACAACACGCACACTATGCACGAGCCACCCACGGACACCCTCACGATGGAACTACGAGGTCTAGTTGAGAG ACAACTGTACGAGTTTTGGGTGTCGGCAACGACTGGACTAGGCGAAGGCGAATCGACCACCATAGTGACCCAAACTACGAATACCAGAG CTCCAGCCAGAGTAGCGTCGTTCTCGCAACTTCTGAGAAGAGCGATCAAATCGTCTATCACATTGTCGTGTCTGGTGGTTGGGAATCCTACACCGAGGCCTATATGGACCTATCGGAACGGTCAGGTTTCCACTGGCCGACATTACGAGCTGACTGCCGACGGTCACCTCAATATTCGTG GATTAGAGCAATCGGTGGCTGGAAATTATACGTGCTCGGCTAGCAACCTGTTCGGCGACGATTCCATAACATACACTCTGGTTGTGGTGATGCCGCCTAAATCACCGACGTTGGAACTGCAATATACTACAACGAATAGCATAAGGCTTCGATGGAGTCACCCTAACAACGGTGGTGCTACTATTCAAG GTTACGTGTTAAGTTACAAAAGGGACCAAGGTGGCTGGGAAGAAATTGCGTTGTCGCCGGAACAGACAGAGTTCATTTTGTCAGGGTTAAAGTGTGGTTCTTCGTATTTGGCGCACTTGACCGCGCATAATCGCGTGGGAACTGGAGACCCGAGTCCTCTGATAAGCGCCACGACCAAAGGAACTG CACCTCTGTTACCAAAAGAAAGGGACATCATCTCCGCCAACGGCACGACCGTGAAACTAAACCTCCTTTCTTGGCCAAGCGGCGGTTGTCCTATCCAATACTACACGGTGGAGTATCGTAGACGCGTCGGCACCGAACCATGGATTTTAGTAGCGAGTCGCGCCACGGAAAATCTAATCATAAGAGACTTGAAGACAGCGTCTTGGTACAGTTTGCGACTGACCGCTCACAACGACGCTGGATCGACCCAGACGCAGATGGAGTTCGCGACGACCACCCTCAGTGGCGTCAGCATAGGTCCTCCGAACGACCTGATCATGGAGGACGACGTGAAGAAGGCTATACCGAATCAGAAGGTGCTCTACGTCGTCGTGCCTCTCGTCTGTGCCATCGTGCTCGTCATATCGGCTGCTATTTTGGGATACGTGATGCTGAAACGCAGCGGAAG GGCAAATTATTTAGGGGAGATGCTCCCTGGACAGCAACAGAACCAGCCATCGGGCCTGGGACTCGTTCAACAACAACAGCATCAGCAACATCACCACCTGTCCAGTTGCATGTCGACAGTGCAGAAATCTACCGCGGAACGCGATAACAGACGGAATCATCAGGTCTATACCAGTTCTCCGGTGAAACAGGAAAACCACAAGTCCAACGACCATGGATCGG AAATGTACGAGATAAGTCCTTACGCTACGTTCAGCGTTCCTGGAAGAGAAAATCGTTCGGTGACTACAGCCACCCTCGACTACACGATGCAGTTCAAAACGTTTGGACATCTAGAGAACGAGGACATAAATACCATCGACTACGAGAGGTCCAGCGTGGAGTTTGAAAG GTGGCACAAGCAACGATACTTCCCGAGCATCGCGGAAGCCGAGAGCAAGATGCGCTCCAGCCGACAGGGTTCTGGGAGCGACACGTCCGGGAGTCCCTGCGGAGAATGCGCCGGACCTAGTTACAGGGTGCCAGTGAAACCTTGCAGAG ATGTGTTTTCACGAGGCGTGGAGTCGAGTACAGAATCCAACAACGAAGGTTCACCTTCGCTCGCGAGACGACGAAGCCGACAGCCGAGCCGGTCCACTCGCAG TTCGGTGGAGGACATGACGTTGTTGCCGCCAAGCGGGTTTAGCGACAGCCGCGAATTGAGCGACGTAGAATGTGACCGTGACCGTGATCGTGACCGTGAGCGTGACCGTGACCGTGATCGCGACTGGCAAGGTCTGTCAGCCGGGACCCGCCACGGCGGCAGCTTGGGTAGACTGCCGATCGAGGCCGTCGAATCTATGCTCGCTAG GTACCAACAAAGGAAAGAACAAGAGAGACAAGAGTTCACTATACACGTATGA
- the LOC128880644 gene encoding cell adhesion molecule Dscam2 isoform X2 has product MCRECVELIPFRRILASGMNSTVLLFLLTACILELVLGQQGPVFVLEPPSTLVFSNTTGSQLSCSAHGSPTPHVTWITSPDQRSVTAVPGLRQLLGNGTLYFPPFLAQDFRAEVHNARYRCRATSSVGTVLSREVTLRAVLTVPGYDVRVNRSPVLEGCNAVLSCTAREDVKEHLTVTSWFRDDAILLPGSTDTGGRFVVTSQGDLHIRAARPEDGRATYSCLTLHALTSERRRSEPATLTVTEPNRSMAPKLMQRSQIAISAESGSDVHLTCSAQGSPPPQFTWYRDVNGHSIPVESFGRIQLWGDLMQIRRVDAQDAGRYICRASNQLGEQRAETHLSVTSKLNARIQPRVQIINSGESATMNCTVEGYPVESVEWLHDGVPVLTAQDTRIKLLAPLVLVVGSIGRKDKGMYQCLVRSDKENAQATAELKLGDTVPELQYTFIEQALRPGPPVSLRCSATGSPPPSFTWLLDGEPLSEIAAGHRYAIGQYVDQSGDVISHLNISSAGAEDGGLYACVASNTLATVEHKARLNIYGPPYIRSIGPVRAIAGVDTTIACPYSGYPVTSVEWSHGGVDLRLDIRHHVDKEGHLTISNVDPNDAGIYTCIVKSRTGETASRDIRLTVSSPPVMSPFSFPANLQEGSRAQVTCSVTSGDLPIYFSWLKDGEPLPSSLRIEDRVAEFFSLLVFKELSSRHSGKYTCVATNSAAKVNHTAELLVKVPPQWIFEPQDVATLLGNPLNVHCEAKGFPPPRVTWLRSKSRTANDYQPLVDGSDGRLTILPNGSLWTASAGPQNEGHYLCRANNGIGPGLSKVIYVSVHEPARFEFQSKNVTIRRGESVTLDCTVIGDNPIEVLWMHNSDRLDTNSHRLSISQMKTEHGLKSQLSIGSSDRQDSGVYRCTADNAYGRSEHLIYLAVQERPDPPASLEVIEIGSRSIRLLWKRAFDGNSPIRNYVIQYRSLNHGLADDWNPAKTHNVTYSPGSFNSGNAVHPTQNGLSPYEATSEDQEVALVGGLHPAVTYTFRIFAINSIDVSAPTDPVVAKTQEEAPTEPPQNIKVQSAGPGELVVSWQPPPKESCNGDLLGYIVTWSEHSSSTSGVNQSKSLTVNGWATTKVQLTGLRKFTKYDISIRAFNSIASGPASVPIVGTTQEGVPETPPTQVLCVALSSQSVKVSWSAPPPHQHGGIIQGYKVYYRPVPTDNMDISTVGEVKKTSSVETYLHTLYKYTNYSIRVLAYTGAGDGVLSPPIFCTTEEDVPGPPAGIKALALTAESILVSWLPPLQPNGNVSKYTVYSREAGSSNHNTHTMHEPPTDTLTMELRGLVERQLYEFWVSATTGLGEGESTTIVTQTTNTRAPARVASFSQLLRRAIKSSITLSCLVVGNPTPRPIWTYRNGQVSTGRHYELTADGHLNIRGLEQSVAGNYTCSASNLFGDDSITYTLVVVMPPKSPTLELQYTTTNSIRLRWSHPNNGGATIQGYVLSYKRDQGGWEEIALSPEQTEFILSGLKCGSSYLAHLTAHNRVGTGDPSPLISATTKGTAPLLPKERDIISANGTTVKLNLLSWPSGGCPIQYYTVEYRRRVGTEPWILVASRATENLIIRDLKTASWYSLRLTAHNDAGSTQTQMEFATTTLSGVSIGPPNDLIMEDDVKKAIPNQKVLYVVVPLVCAIVLVISAAILGYVMLKRSGRANYLGEMLPGQQQNQPSGLGLVQQQQHQQHHHLSSCMSTVQKSTAERDNRRNHQVYTSSPVKQENHKSNDHGSEMYEISPYATFSVPGRENRSVTTATLDYTMQFKTFGHLENEDINTIDYERSSVEFERSKTPRWHKQRYFPSIAEAESKMRSSRQGSGSDTSGSPCGECAGPSYRVPVKPCRDVFSRGVESSTESNNEGSPSLARRRSRQPSRSTRSSVEDMTLLPPSGFSDSRELSDVECDRDRDRDRERDRDRDRDWQGLSAGTRHGGSLGRLPIEAVESMLARYQQRKEQERQEFTIHV; this is encoded by the exons GTGGAAGATTCGTCGTTACTTCCCAAGGCGACCTGCACATCAGAGCTGCCAGACCAGAAGATGGCAGAGCCACGTACTCGTGTTTAACCCTTCACGCGCTAACCagcgaaagaagaagaagcgagCCCGCAACGTTAACGGTCACAG AACCAAACAGATCCATGGCGCCGAAGCTGATGCAAAGATCGCAGATCGCCATATCCGCGGAAAGCGGCTCGGATGTTCATCTCACTTGCTCCGCCCAGGGGAGTCCACCCCCGCAATTTACCTGGTACCGCGACGTTAACG GCCACTCGATACCGGTGGAATCGTTCGGGCGGATTCAACTGTGGGGCGATTTGATGCAAATCCGCCGCGTGGATGCTCAGGACGCGGGAAGGTACATTTGCCGGGCTAGCAATCAGCTCGGCGAGCAACGAGCCGAAACGCACCTGTCGGTCACGTCAAAACTTAACGCGCGGATACAACCACGCGTTCAG ATCATCAATTCCGGAGAGTCTGCCACTATGAATTGCACGGTGGAGGGTTATCCGGTCGAAAGCGTCGAGTGGTTGCACGACGGTGTACCGGTATTGACCGCGCAGGATACGAGGATCAAATTGTTGGCTCCTCTGGTGCTCGTGGTAGGCTCGATCGGCCGAAAGGACAAGGGGATGTATCAGTGCCTCGTTAGGAGCGACAAGGAAAACGCTCAAGCCACTGCGGAACTGAAACTCGGAG ATACCGTGCCAGAGCTGCAGTACACGTTCATCGAGCAGGCACTGCGACCAGGACCACCGGTGTCCCTGAGATGCTCCGCGACAGGATCTCCTCCTCCATCCTTTACTTGGCTCCTAGACGGAGAACCTCTGAGCGAAATTGCAGCTGGGCACAG GTACGCGATAGGACAGTACGTCGATCAGTCCGGGGACGTGATCAGTCATTTGAACATATCGTCGGCCGGCGCCGAAGATGGCGGCCTGTACGCCTGTGTCGCGTCCAATACTCTGGCCACCGTCGAGCATAAAGCGAGATTGAACATCTACG GACCACCGTATATACGATCGATAGGACCGGTCCGCGCGATAGCTGGCGTCGATACCACCATAGCCTGTCCTTATTCCGGATACCCTGTCACATCAGTCGAGTGGTCCCACGGCGGCGTTGACCTACGTTTGGATATAAGACATCACGTCGACAAGGAGGGCCACCTGACGATCTCCAATGTAGATCCAAACGATGCTGGCATTTACACCTGCATTGTCAAGTCGAGGACAGGGGAAACAGCGAGTAGGGACATTCGACTCACCGTTAGCA gTCCTCCAGTGATGAGCCCATTCAGTTTCCCAGCAAATCTACAGGAAGGCAGCCGTGCTCAAGTCACGTGCAGCGTAACGTCCGGTGACCTCCCTATATACTTCTCCTGGCTGAAAGATGGCGAACCACTGCCGTCTTCTTTACGC ATCGAAGACAGAGTGGCCGAGTTCTTCAGTCTGCTCGTTTTCAAGGAACTCTCGTCGCGTCACAGCGGCAAGTACACTTGCGTGGCAACAAATAGCGCGGCCAAAGTAAACCACACGGCCGAACTTCTGGTCAAAGTGCCGCCGCAATGGATCTTCGAACCGCAAGACGTGGCCACCCTGCTCGGTAACCCGTTGAACGTTCATTGCGAGGCGAAAGGGTTTCCACCGCCGCGAGTCACGTGGCTGCGTTCCAAGAGCCGAACTGCTAACGACTATCAGCCACTGGTCGACGGCTCCGACGGCAGGCTGACCATATTGCCCAACGGATCACTATGGACCGCCTCGGCTGGGCCCCAGAACGAGGGTCACTATCTCTGCCGTGCTAACAACGGGATCGGACCTGGCCTCAGCAAAGTGATTTACGTGTCCGTCCACG AACCGGCGAGATTCGAGTTTCAGAGCAAAAACGTGACGATCCGCCGAGGAGAGTCCGTGACTCTGGATTGCACCGTCATCGGTGACAATCCCATAGAAGTGCTGTGGATGCACAACAGCGACCGTTTGGACACGAACAGCCACAGACTGAGCATAAGCCAAATGAAAACGGAGCACGGGCTGAAATCGCAGTTGTCGATAGGCAGCAGCGATCGTCAGGATTCCGGGGTCTATCGGTGTACAGCTGACAACGCGTACGGGAGGAGCGAACATCTCATTTACCTAGCTGTTCAAG AGAGGCCGGATCCGCCAGCCTCGTTGGAAGTCATAGAAATCGGCTCGCGATCGATACGATTGCTGTGGAAAAGAGCTTTCGACGGAAACAGCCCGATACGGAATTACGTTATTCAGTATCGGTCCCTGAATCACGGTTTGGCAGACGATTGGAATCCCGCGAAAACGCACAATGTCACCTATTCACCGGGAAGCTTTAATAGCGGGAACGCGGTACATCCGACGCAGAACG GTTTATCCCCTTACGAAGCGACCAGCGAGGATCAGGAAGTGGCTCTGGTGGGAGGACTTCATCCAGCTGTCACTTACACGTTTCGCATATTTGCTATAAATTCGATAGACGTGAGCGCGCCCACCGATCCTGTGGTGGCGAAGACCCAAGAAGAAG CGCCGACCGAACCACCCCAAAACATCAAAGTTCAGTCCGCTGGACCAGGAGAGCTCGTGGTCAGCTGGcag CCACCCCCTAAAGAGTCCTGCAACGGAGATCTATTGGGTTACATTGTGACGTGGTCGGAGCATTCGTCTTCAACGTCGGGCGTGAACCAAAGCAAAAGTTTAACCGTGAACGGCTGGGCGACCACAAAGGTGCAACTTACGGGCCTTAGAAAATTCACCAAGTACGATATATCGATCAGAGCTTTCAACAGCATAGCCAGTGGTCCAGCCAGCGTTCCTATTGTTGGAACTACTCAAGAAGGAG TGCCAGAAACTCCGCCAACCCAGGTGTTATGCGTTGCTCTGTCTTCCCAAAGCGTAAAGGTGTCCTGGAGCGCACCTCCGCCCCATCAACACGGTGGAATCATTCAGGGTTACAAAGTTTACTACAGGCCTGTGCCTACCGACAACA TGGACATATCGACGGTTGGCGAAGTGAAAAAGACATCCAGTGTGGAAACTTATCTGCACACTTTGTACAAATACACGAACTACTCGATCAGAGTACTGGCTTACACGGGAGCAGGCGACGGAGTCCTGAGCCCGCCGATTTTTTGTACAACAGAAGAAGATG tcCCAGGACCTCCAGCCGGTATCAAAGCGTTGGCGTTAACGGCCGAGAGTATATTAGTTTCGTGGTTACCGCCCCTACAACCGAATGGGAACGTCTCCAAGTACACGGTTTACAGCAGAGAAGCTGGCTCCAGCAACCACAACACGCACACTATGCACGAGCCACCCACGGACACCCTCACGATGGAACTACGAGGTCTAGTTGAGAG ACAACTGTACGAGTTTTGGGTGTCGGCAACGACTGGACTAGGCGAAGGCGAATCGACCACCATAGTGACCCAAACTACGAATACCAGAG CTCCAGCCAGAGTAGCGTCGTTCTCGCAACTTCTGAGAAGAGCGATCAAATCGTCTATCACATTGTCGTGTCTGGTGGTTGGGAATCCTACACCGAGGCCTATATGGACCTATCGGAACGGTCAGGTTTCCACTGGCCGACATTACGAGCTGACTGCCGACGGTCACCTCAATATTCGTG GATTAGAGCAATCGGTGGCTGGAAATTATACGTGCTCGGCTAGCAACCTGTTCGGCGACGATTCCATAACATACACTCTGGTTGTGGTGATGCCGCCTAAATCACCGACGTTGGAACTGCAATATACTACAACGAATAGCATAAGGCTTCGATGGAGTCACCCTAACAACGGTGGTGCTACTATTCAAG GTTACGTGTTAAGTTACAAAAGGGACCAAGGTGGCTGGGAAGAAATTGCGTTGTCGCCGGAACAGACAGAGTTCATTTTGTCAGGGTTAAAGTGTGGTTCTTCGTATTTGGCGCACTTGACCGCGCATAATCGCGTGGGAACTGGAGACCCGAGTCCTCTGATAAGCGCCACGACCAAAGGAACTG CACCTCTGTTACCAAAAGAAAGGGACATCATCTCCGCCAACGGCACGACCGTGAAACTAAACCTCCTTTCTTGGCCAAGCGGCGGTTGTCCTATCCAATACTACACGGTGGAGTATCGTAGACGCGTCGGCACCGAACCATGGATTTTAGTAGCGAGTCGCGCCACGGAAAATCTAATCATAAGAGACTTGAAGACAGCGTCTTGGTACAGTTTGCGACTGACCGCTCACAACGACGCTGGATCGACCCAGACGCAGATGGAGTTCGCGACGACCACCCTCAGTGGCGTCAGCATAGGTCCTCCGAACGACCTGATCATGGAGGACGACGTGAAGAAGGCTATACCGAATCAGAAGGTGCTCTACGTCGTCGTGCCTCTCGTCTGTGCCATCGTGCTCGTCATATCGGCTGCTATTTTGGGATACGTGATGCTGAAACGCAGCGGAAG GGCAAATTATTTAGGGGAGATGCTCCCTGGACAGCAACAGAACCAGCCATCGGGCCTGGGACTCGTTCAACAACAACAGCATCAGCAACATCACCACCTGTCCAGTTGCATGTCGACAGTGCAGAAATCTACCGCGGAACGCGATAACAGACGGAATCATCAGGTCTATACCAGTTCTCCGGTGAAACAGGAAAACCACAAGTCCAACGACCATGGATCGG AAATGTACGAGATAAGTCCTTACGCTACGTTCAGCGTTCCTGGAAGAGAAAATCGTTCGGTGACTACAGCCACCCTCGACTACACGATGCAGTTCAAAACGTTTGGACATCTAGAGAACGAGGACATAAATACCATCGACTACGAGAGGTCCAGCGTGGAGTTTGAAAG GTCTAAAACGCCAAGGTGGCACAAGCAACGATACTTCCCGAGCATCGCGGAAGCCGAGAGCAAGATGCGCTCCAGCCGACAGGGTTCTGGGAGCGACACGTCCGGGAGTCCCTGCGGAGAATGCGCCGGACCTAGTTACAGGGTGCCAGTGAAACCTTGCAGAG ATGTGTTTTCACGAGGCGTGGAGTCGAGTACAGAATCCAACAACGAAGGTTCACCTTCGCTCGCGAGACGACGAAGCCGACAGCCGAGCCGGTCCACTCGCAG TTCGGTGGAGGACATGACGTTGTTGCCGCCAAGCGGGTTTAGCGACAGCCGCGAATTGAGCGACGTAGAATGTGACCGTGACCGTGATCGTGACCGTGAGCGTGACCGTGACCGTGATCGCGACTGGCAAGGTCTGTCAGCCGGGACCCGCCACGGCGGCAGCTTGGGTAGACTGCCGATCGAGGCCGTCGAATCTATGCTCGCTAG GTACCAACAAAGGAAAGAACAAGAGAGACAAGAGTTCACTATACACGTATGA